A stretch of DNA from Sporolituus thermophilus DSM 23256:
TGCCAGATCCCATAAGCACCAGGAGACGCCAGTGGAATTTACCTAATGGCAAACAGCCCAAACGGTCGGTAATTGTGGCCATAATGTTTTCCTCCCATGAGAGCCAACAAAAACATTAGCCCTCTATTTTTTTATGCAATTTTTTTACTTCCTTTCTGGCCTTTCAATAAATGAAAGGTCTTTTTTCATCACCCGTTGAAAAATCCGTTATGATTGAATGTTACGTTACGAGATTAGATTTCGGGCGGTGATGAACGTGCGTCATTGGCTGATCCAACTTCGCAAAAAAAGCGGACTGTCGCAGAAACAAGTCGCTATCCAGGCTTCCATTTCTCAAAATCATTATTGCAACATTGAAACTGGTTTTCGCAATCCAAGTATCGCTGTAGCCAAAAGAATTGCTAACGCTTTAAATTTTCATTGGACTGCGTTTTATGACATTAAAGACTAAGGCTAAGGTGTGTTAAGGTGTGTTTATGCTGCCATTTAGTACGCTAAATGGCGGAAATAAGCGCATCTTAAGATGAGCTTATCAGACCACGGCGTTTTCCATGGCGCCTTGAGCGCCCTGTAGGAGGTTGGTGGCTGGGACAAGACGATAACGTCATGTAGTTTTTAGCACGAATGGGAGAGTTGTTCAATATTGTCCCTTTGACAATATTAGTACAGTAATAGGCTTTAGCCGCTATTTTATGTTAGGTGCAGTGCTACGTGGACGGTTTTAATGCTGGATTTGAGTGCACACAAGTTTTGTGTGTATTGAAACCCAGTATTAATCATGCCTAATTTCAGCAGAAAGGTTGGGATATTATGCTGACTGAAAGCATCATTGACAGCGAATGGGGTAACAGAGAACCAATTCAAGCTTTAAAGGATTACGGTGTGGGTATTGACACTCATTCTAAATTTATAGCCGTATGCGTTTTAGTAAAAGAAGGTTATAACGTAATTAAGTACGAACGTGATTTTCCCACATCATGGAAGGCATTAAAAGAGGCCAGAAACTGGGTTGTAGATGTCATCCGCACAAAATCAGTTCCTACTGTCTTAAATATTGAGCCACTGCACTACAGTATCGAAAGTACAGGTACTTATCATCTTCCTGTTCTTAAAGCCTTTGGCGGTAC
This window harbors:
- a CDS encoding helix-turn-helix transcriptional regulator; amino-acid sequence: MRHWLIQLRKKSGLSQKQVAIQASISQNHYCNIETGFRNPSIAVAKRIANALNFHWTAFYDIKD